In the Aneurinibacillus soli genome, one interval contains:
- the pgsA gene encoding CDP-diacylglycerol--glycerol-3-phosphate 3-phosphatidyltransferase, giving the protein MNLANRITLVRIFLVPVVMLFLLVRFEYLGGIKVGSVYISYSECIAALIFIVAAITDGLDGYIARSRKMVTNLGKFLDPLADKLLISAVLISLVELQRLDAWVAVVIISREFAVTGLRLVAAAEGLVIAASKLGKWKTVFQIIAVASLILQNFPFEALHIPFSTIMVWLAVIMTIVSGVEYFVKNKQVIPLA; this is encoded by the coding sequence GTGAACCTCGCAAACCGGATTACGCTCGTACGTATCTTTCTCGTTCCGGTCGTTATGCTATTTTTGCTTGTACGGTTTGAGTATCTCGGTGGCATTAAAGTCGGAAGTGTATATATTTCATACAGCGAGTGTATCGCCGCACTCATTTTCATTGTAGCGGCTATTACAGATGGGCTTGACGGCTACATTGCTCGCTCTCGCAAAATGGTTACGAATCTTGGTAAGTTTCTTGATCCACTAGCAGACAAGTTGCTCATCTCCGCTGTGTTGATCTCACTTGTTGAGTTGCAACGGCTTGATGCATGGGTGGCGGTTGTCATCATCAGCCGCGAGTTTGCGGTAACGGGTTTGCGTCTTGTGGCAGCGGCCGAAGGGCTCGTCATCGCGGCCAGTAAGCTTGGAAAGTGGAAGACGGTATTCCAGATTATTGCGGTAGCCTCACTCATCTTGCAGAATTTTCCGTTTGAGGCGTTGCACATTCCATTTTCGACCATTATGGTCTGGCTGGCTGTTATCATGACAATTGTATCCGGCGTTGAATATTTTGTGAAAAATAAACAGGTCATCCCGCTCGCGTAG
- the rimO gene encoding 30S ribosomal protein S12 methylthiotransferase RimO, which translates to MDRFVRGRRKYTVEKTAAEKVAIITLGCEKNLVDSDIMSQLIDERGYVLVEDPQEADVVIVNTCGFIDAAKEESVNTILDVADLKESGNLKSLIVAGCLTQRYKEVLMNEMPEIDGIVGTGDFDKITRIIEESLEGKKPVFVGNPAFSYENAARRKVEAGTYSAYLKIAEGCDNKCTFCIIPQLRGAFRSRTIESVVAEAKELAAQGIKEVNLIAQDSTNYGFDLYGERVLHKLLREVSEVEGIEWIRLHYAYPGYFTDELIEEFASNPKVCKYIDMPLQHSEDAVLKRMLRPGRQRDIRELVGKIRTAVPDVALRTSIIVGFPGETEEEFTNLKTFLQDIQFDRLGVFTYSQEEGTAAARLADQVPADIIERRANELMEVQREIAAERNGRFVGKTVPVLIESYDGKNDVYVGRSQFDASEIDGEVFVTGYTGELGQIVAVRITHSYDFDLAGEVV; encoded by the coding sequence ATGGACAGGTTTGTCCGTGGACGGAGGAAATACACAGTGGAAAAAACAGCAGCAGAAAAAGTCGCGATTATCACCCTTGGGTGTGAAAAAAACCTGGTCGACTCCGATATCATGTCGCAGTTGATTGATGAGCGCGGCTATGTTCTCGTCGAAGACCCCCAGGAAGCTGATGTTGTAATTGTCAACACATGCGGCTTCATTGATGCCGCCAAGGAGGAATCGGTCAATACGATTCTGGATGTAGCAGATCTGAAAGAAAGCGGCAATCTTAAATCTCTCATTGTAGCCGGTTGTTTGACTCAGCGCTATAAAGAAGTATTGATGAATGAAATGCCGGAAATTGACGGTATTGTCGGTACTGGCGATTTTGATAAAATTACGCGTATTATTGAAGAATCCCTCGAAGGCAAGAAACCAGTATTTGTCGGTAATCCGGCCTTTTCTTATGAAAATGCAGCCCGTCGGAAAGTTGAAGCTGGTACGTATTCGGCTTACCTTAAAATTGCCGAAGGGTGCGACAACAAATGCACATTCTGTATCATTCCACAGCTGCGTGGCGCATTCCGCAGCCGCACGATTGAATCCGTTGTAGCAGAAGCGAAAGAACTGGCAGCACAGGGCATTAAAGAAGTGAATTTGATTGCCCAGGATTCCACGAACTACGGATTTGATCTGTATGGCGAGCGTGTGCTGCACAAGCTCCTGCGCGAAGTATCAGAAGTGGAAGGGATTGAATGGATTCGTCTACACTACGCTTATCCAGGCTACTTTACGGACGAGTTGATTGAAGAGTTCGCCTCCAATCCGAAAGTTTGTAAATACATTGACATGCCGCTTCAGCATAGTGAAGATGCAGTATTGAAACGTATGCTCCGTCCAGGACGTCAGCGTGATATCCGCGAACTGGTTGGCAAAATTCGTACGGCGGTTCCAGATGTGGCGCTTCGCACATCGATCATCGTTGGCTTCCCAGGTGAGACAGAAGAAGAGTTTACGAATCTGAAAACATTTTTGCAAGACATTCAGTTCGATCGTCTGGGCGTGTTTACGTACTCCCAGGAAGAAGGAACAGCGGCAGCGAGACTAGCCGATCAAGTTCCAGCGGATATAATCGAACGTCGGGCGAATGAACTGATGGAAGTGCAGCGTGAGATCGCGGCAGAGCGCAACGGTCGTTTTGTCGGAAAAACGGTTCCGGTGCTGATTGAAAGCTACGATGGCAAGAACGATGTATATGTGGGACGTTCCCAGTTTGATGCGAGCGAGATTGATGGAGAAGTGTTTGTGACGGGCTATACAGGTGAGCTCGGACAGATCGTTGCCGTTCGCATTACGCACTCGTACGATTTTGATCTGGCGGGGGAGGTTGTGTAA
- a CDS encoding helix-turn-helix domain-containing protein has protein sequence MVSELTQVLQKARQDKGMSLTDIQEITKIQRRYLEAIEAGNFDVLPGHFYARAFIKNYAEAVGLDSEQLLSEYGSELPSPPKVEEAPTPLRQSRQSRKEGSDGSGKWMSRILLCLFAVLVLIVIGGAIKWLNGQNAAPQAPTQKTQPTTPTADKSKMPVPPPEKTVTQKPATPAPTPQPATEGKLTPAPKTGSTLNYDLVGAQTVKVKVTVKTGAHWMSIANENGMLDQATLKEGESREFEVKDGSEARLSIVRARDVDVLVNGQPVDTSGARKNGSQKIKIVRK, from the coding sequence ATGGTGTCTGAGCTCACACAGGTATTACAGAAAGCCAGACAGGATAAAGGAATGTCGCTGACGGACATTCAAGAAATAACGAAGATCCAGCGCCGTTATCTTGAGGCAATTGAAGCTGGTAATTTCGATGTGCTCCCAGGGCATTTTTACGCCCGAGCATTTATTAAAAATTATGCCGAAGCGGTTGGGCTTGATTCGGAGCAGCTTCTCTCTGAGTACGGTTCTGAGCTGCCAAGTCCACCCAAGGTAGAAGAGGCACCAACTCCGCTGCGTCAGTCGCGTCAGTCGCGCAAGGAAGGCAGCGATGGCAGTGGCAAGTGGATGTCGCGCATTTTGCTATGTTTATTTGCGGTTCTTGTGCTCATTGTTATCGGTGGCGCGATTAAGTGGCTGAATGGACAGAACGCTGCACCGCAGGCACCGACCCAGAAGACGCAGCCGACAACGCCAACTGCTGATAAAAGCAAGATGCCGGTGCCGCCACCGGAGAAAACAGTAACACAGAAACCAGCGACACCGGCTCCAACTCCACAGCCTGCTACAGAAGGCAAGCTGACGCCAGCTCCGAAAACCGGTTCTACGCTCAACTACGATCTGGTAGGAGCACAGACGGTTAAAGTAAAAGTCACTGTGAAAACAGGGGCGCACTGGATGTCGATAGCAAATGAGAACGGCATGCTTGATCAGGCTACACTCAAAGAAGGCGAAAGTCGGGAATTCGAAGTGAAAGACGGAAGCGAAGCACGACTTAGCATCGTTCGTGCTCGTGACGTGGACGTGCTTGTGAACGGCCAGCCCGTTGATACATCTGGAGCACGTAAGAACGGCTCGCAAAAGATTAAGATCGTACGGAAGTAG
- a CDS encoding DUF3388 domain-containing protein, translating into METEKQDWYLEYEIHKNRPGLLGDVASLLGMLSINIVTINGVESLNGKINRRRGMLVQTDDAKKIELLGSVLEKVENITLRKLRQPTIIDRLAVRHGRYIERDAEDKKTFRFVREEIGMLVDFMAEIFKRDGHQLVGVRGMPRVGKTESTVAACVSANKRWTFISSTLLRQTVRNQLTIDEMSGQHIYMIDGIVSTMRSTEKHVTLVREILRMPYTKVVEHPDIFVRETEYDLTDFDYIIELRNHPDEEITYENIETGFSGFDIP; encoded by the coding sequence ATGGAGACGGAAAAGCAGGATTGGTATCTCGAATACGAAATTCATAAGAACAGACCAGGTTTGCTCGGGGACGTCGCTTCCCTCCTTGGTATGTTATCCATCAATATTGTAACGATTAACGGAGTGGAGTCGCTGAACGGCAAAATTAATCGCCGTCGTGGGATGCTTGTTCAGACAGATGACGCCAAAAAAATTGAGTTGCTTGGAAGCGTACTTGAAAAAGTGGAGAACATTACGCTACGCAAATTACGGCAGCCAACTATAATTGATCGCCTTGCCGTTCGTCACGGCCGCTACATTGAACGCGATGCAGAAGATAAGAAAACATTCCGCTTTGTACGAGAAGAGATCGGGATGCTTGTCGATTTTATGGCCGAGATTTTCAAGCGGGACGGGCATCAGCTTGTTGGGGTGCGGGGCATGCCGCGCGTTGGGAAGACGGAATCAACTGTTGCAGCCTGTGTATCGGCCAACAAGCGCTGGACATTCATCTCGTCCACGCTGCTTCGCCAGACCGTGCGCAATCAGTTAACGATCGATGAGATGAGCGGCCAACATATATATATGATTGATGGGATTGTGTCGACGATGCGGAGCACAGAGAAGCATGTGACGCTGGTGCGTGAAATTCTCCGTATGCCGTATACGAAAGTCGTTGAGCATCCGGATATTTTCGTGCGTGAGACGGAATATGATCTAACGGATTTCGACTATATTATTGAACTGCGCAATCATCCAGATGAAGAAATTACGTATGAAAATATTGAGACAGGCTTTTCTGGTTTTGATATCCCGTAA
- a CDS encoding DUF3243 domain-containing protein has product MSILESFDDWKHFLASRVTQAASSGMNRDTMENAAYQIGSYLSNQVDPKNDEERLLKELWDAGNDEERRAMASVMINYVQNKKQ; this is encoded by the coding sequence ATGTCAATCCTTGAGAGCTTCGATGACTGGAAACACTTTCTTGCCAGCCGTGTTACACAGGCAGCAAGCAGCGGTATGAATCGTGATACAATGGAAAACGCTGCCTACCAGATCGGTAGCTATTTGTCCAATCAAGTAGATCCGAAAAACGATGAAGAGCGTCTGCTGAAAGAACTGTGGGATGCAGGAAACGATGAGGAACGCCGCGCAATGGCAAGTGTTATGATTAACTACGTGCAGAACAAAAAGCAGTAA
- the ymfI gene encoding elongation factor P 5-aminopentanone reductase, giving the protein MEERHRRLAGITGASRGIGAAMAVRFARDGYDLVLHYNRAQEEAECVAEICRTAGAHVTLIQADFSRTDGIVDWEAGLPRTPDVLMLNAGISRYGLIQDVTGAEWDAMMNVHVRAPFFCARQAVPDMVRQGFGRIITVSSVWGLTGASFEVLYSTAKGAVISFTKALAQEVAPSGITVNCIAPGMIATEMMTNAFSPDELASIADDIPAGRAGTPEEVAAVAAFLAREEAAYVNGQVISPNGAWIC; this is encoded by the coding sequence GTGGAGGAACGTCATAGAAGGCTTGCGGGCATTACAGGTGCGAGCCGGGGAATTGGGGCAGCGATGGCTGTCCGCTTCGCGCGAGATGGATATGATCTCGTGCTTCATTATAATCGAGCGCAGGAAGAAGCGGAGTGTGTGGCGGAGATTTGTCGCACAGCAGGTGCTCATGTCACACTTATACAGGCCGATTTTTCGCGGACAGACGGGATTGTGGACTGGGAGGCGGGCTTGCCCCGTACACCAGATGTTCTCATGCTAAATGCAGGCATAAGTCGCTATGGACTGATTCAGGACGTGACCGGAGCGGAGTGGGATGCCATGATGAATGTGCATGTGCGGGCCCCATTTTTCTGCGCTCGCCAGGCCGTACCGGATATGGTCCGCCAGGGATTTGGACGCATCATTACGGTCTCGTCAGTGTGGGGATTAACCGGAGCAAGCTTTGAAGTATTGTATTCTACGGCTAAGGGCGCCGTTATTTCGTTTACCAAAGCGCTTGCCCAGGAAGTAGCGCCATCGGGCATTACGGTCAATTGTATTGCCCCGGGAATGATCGCGACCGAGATGATGACGAATGCATTCAGTCCGGATGAGCTAGCATCGATTGCAGACGACATCCCTGCCGGGCGAGCGGGCACACCGGAAGAAGTAGCAGCGGTGGCAGCGTTTCTTGCACGGGAGGAAGCGGCGTATGTGAACGGGCAGGTGATTAGTCCGAACGGAGCCTGGATTTGCTAA
- the yfmH gene encoding EF-P 5-aminopentanol modification-associated protein YfmH, whose product MRTVQYNQLNETLYYEELPNGLQVYILPKQGFSKTYATFTTKYGSIDNEFTQPGKERLHVPDGIAHFLEHKMFEQKEGDVFAEFSAHGASANAFTSFDRTAYLFSSTQDVPHNVETLLNFVQDPHFTDENVEKEKGIIGQEIRMYDDDADWRVYFGLIANFYHHHPIKIDIAGTVESISAITKDLLYECYNTFYHPSNMLLFIVGAVNPDEMIELVRRNQAAKPYEKQAEIPRFYPEEPTSVAQERSIVHLPVGVPKCMFGFKDKETGLTGEALLKREVATEIVMDVLFSPSSALYQQLYDEGLITDSFGADYSGEVAYGFSLIGGDTKDPDALVSTVRAELVNIVAKGIDAESFELSRKKKTGEFLRSLNSVEFIANSFTKYKFGGTDLFRRADVLEAITLADVNERLREHIDFDQLSVSIVKSPETKQ is encoded by the coding sequence ATGAGAACGGTACAGTATAACCAGCTGAATGAAACGTTGTATTACGAAGAACTTCCGAATGGCCTGCAGGTATACATTTTGCCGAAGCAGGGATTTAGTAAGACATATGCAACTTTTACAACAAAATATGGTTCCATCGATAACGAATTCACACAGCCGGGCAAGGAGCGTCTGCATGTGCCAGACGGCATTGCGCATTTTTTGGAGCATAAGATGTTTGAGCAGAAGGAAGGCGATGTGTTTGCTGAATTTTCGGCGCATGGTGCATCCGCTAATGCCTTTACAAGCTTCGATAGAACAGCGTATTTGTTCTCAAGCACTCAGGATGTTCCGCATAATGTGGAGACCCTGCTGAATTTTGTGCAAGATCCGCATTTTACGGATGAGAATGTGGAGAAGGAAAAAGGGATCATCGGCCAGGAGATCCGTATGTATGATGATGATGCAGACTGGCGGGTGTATTTTGGGCTCATTGCGAATTTTTATCATCATCATCCGATTAAGATCGACATTGCCGGAACAGTCGAATCGATCAGTGCGATTACAAAGGATCTGCTGTATGAATGCTACAACACGTTCTATCATCCGTCCAACATGCTGCTGTTCATCGTAGGCGCTGTGAATCCGGATGAGATGATCGAGCTTGTACGCCGCAACCAGGCCGCAAAGCCGTACGAGAAGCAGGCAGAGATCCCGCGCTTCTACCCAGAAGAGCCGACTTCAGTAGCGCAAGAACGTTCTATCGTTCACTTACCAGTCGGTGTGCCAAAGTGTATGTTCGGCTTTAAGGACAAAGAGACGGGTCTGACGGGAGAAGCCTTGTTAAAACGGGAGGTTGCCACTGAAATTGTCATGGATGTGCTGTTTAGCCCGAGTTCGGCTCTGTATCAGCAGCTGTATGACGAAGGATTGATTACGGATAGTTTCGGTGCGGATTACTCGGGAGAAGTGGCGTATGGCTTTTCGTTGATCGGCGGTGATACAAAAGATCCGGATGCGCTTGTGTCTACAGTTCGCGCCGAGCTTGTAAACATCGTGGCGAAAGGAATTGATGCCGAGTCATTTGAGCTGTCGCGTAAAAAGAAAACAGGGGAATTTTTACGGTCACTGAATTCTGTGGAGTTTATCGCAAACTCCTTTACGAAATACAAATTCGGGGGCACGGATCTATTCCGCCGCGCGGATGTGCTAGAAGCCATTACGCTTGCGGATGTGAATGAGCGGTTGCGTGAACATATCGACTTCGATCAGCTTTCCGTGTCGATTGTTAAGTCTCCTGAGACGAAGCAGTAA